The genomic DNA CCCTGGTATTGACGCACAGCCACTTTGACCATGCTGAGAATGCCGCCAACCTTCAGCGCGCCTTCGGCGCAGTGGTGGTAATCCATTGCCTCGAAGCGGCTTATTTGCAGCAGGGTAAAAATCCATTGATCCGGGGCGCCTTCGGCCTGACCCGATGGTTGACTGATTCTCTGCAAAAGCCGCTGTCGGCACGCTTTCACTATCAGCCGGTTGAGGCAGATATTCTGGTTGATGAAAAAATGGATCTGCAGACTCTGGGATGTACGGGCTATGTACTGCACACACCTGGTCACACAGCGGGTTCTGTGAGCGTCATCGTCGATGACGAGATCGCTTTGGTCGGAGACACCCTGTCTGGCGTGTTTCCCGGAACCGTGTTTCCCCCCTTTTTGCAAGATCCTGGTCTGCTGCTGCACAGCTGGGGGAAACTGCTACAAACCCGCTGTTCGCTTTTTCTCCCGGCTCACGGCCGGCCTCGCAGCCGGGCGCTGTTGCAACGATGCTATGATATGCGATCACGGTAGCGTCACGGGCCAAGCCGACCGACAAAGGTCTTCGGCCTCGCCGGTCCATGCTACGTTCGTGGTAGGCAAAAAGAGCAGTCTTTGCCAACATTCATTTGCGCAGGAATCGATTATGTCAAGCGGATCTCTTCATCGTCCTGAACATTATACACGCGGCCTTTTGCACCAGCTCATTTTTGAATCGGACACCAAGGCAGGCCGCACCTTTAACATTGTTTTAATCACCATCATTCTTATCAGCGTCGCCACTGCGCTGTTGGACAGTGTACACAGCATCAGGGATCACTATGGTTCCCTGCTGCTGGTACTCGAATGGTTCTTCACCATCCTGTTTACCATCGAATATGGAATGCGACTGTACAGCCTGAAGCATCCTTTGCGCTACGCCGTCAGCTTTTACGGCATTATCGATCTGCTGGCGATCGTACCCACCTACTTTAGCCTGGTGTTTCCGGGCGGCCAGTATTTTTTAACGTTCCGTATCATGCGGCTTCTACGCATTTTCCGCGTGCTCAAGCTGTCCGAGTATCTGAACGAAGCCAATGTCATTTTAACCGCGTTGATGGCCAGCCGGCGTAAGATCAGCGTGTTTCTGCTGACCGTATTTCTGCTTGCAGTCATTATGGGTTCGCTGATGTATGTGGTCGAAGGAGAAGCCAACGGCTATACCAGCATTCCGACCAGCATCTATTGGGCCATCGTCACCATGACCACCGTCGGCTACGGCGATCTGGCGCCGCAGACCGCTGTCGGGAAAATGCTGGCTTCGATCATCATGATGCTGGGCTATGCCATTCTGGCTGTGCCCACTGGTATTGTCACTGTCGAGATCTCTCAGGCGAGTAAAAAAAAGGTCTCCACTCAGGCCTGCCCAGAGTGTGGCGCTGAAGGTCATGATTATGACGCCAAACATTGCAAGTACTGCGGCGCCCGGCTTTAATCCGATCAGTCCAGCAGTGAGCAAATGGGCCGGCCTGGCTCGCACCGGAGTTGATCACACAGGTTTATTAGACCATGTCCTCTTGGAAAAAAGTGTTTGCCATCCTCTGGACCGGACAGCTGTTCTCCACCCTGAGCAGCGCCGTGGTCGGTTATGCGGTCGTTTTCTGGCTGAGCATCGAGACCGGCTCTGCGGAGGTGCTGGCGGTGTCCACCATCGCCAGCCTGTTGCCGCAACTGGTGTTGGGGCTGTTCACCGGCGTGCTGATCGATCGCTGGGATCGCAAGTGGATTATGGTGGCGGCGGACCTGTTCATCGCCGTCTGTTCCGCGGTCATGGCCGTGCTGTTTTTTTTCGGCCAGGTCAAGCTGTTGCACATCTATGGCCTGCTCGCCCTTCGTTCCATCGGCAGCGCCTTTCATGTGCCGGCCATGCAGGCGTCAGTGCCGCTGTTGGCGCCGGAGTCCGAACTCTTGCGCGTGGCCGGCATTAACCAGGCCATCCAGTCCATCAGCACCATCGCCGGCCCGGCTCTGGCTGCCCTGTTGATCAGCCAGTTGAACATGACCTATGTGCTTTTGTTCGACGTGATCGGCGCCGCCATCGGCTGCCTCTCTCTGCTGTTGATTCACATTCCCAATCCGGAAAAGCCTGCGGCCGTGCAGGCGCCCGATCTGCTCGCGGAGATGAAACAGGGAGTGCGGGAAATCTACCGCAACACCGGCTTGCTGTGGCTGTTCATCTTTATGATCGTGGCCAATTTTTTCCTCATGCCTGTCAGCGTGCTGTTCCCGTTGATGACTCTCAACCACTTTTCCGGCGGTACCTATGAGATGAGCGTGGTGGAGATCGCTTGGGGCATCGGCATGCTGCTGGGCGGCGCCATGCTGGGAATTTTCAAGCCCAAAATCAGTAACGTGATCCAGATCAATGCCATGTATGTGCTGCTGGGTTTGACGTTCCTGTTTTCCGGAGTGCTGAGGCAGGATGGATTTCCGCTTTTTGTTTTCCTGACCTTTCTCGCCGGGATTTCGGGCGCGGTTTTTTTCAGCGCATTCACCGTGGTGCTGCAGACTCTGGTGGATCCGGCTGCTCTGGGAAGAGTGTTCTCCATCCACGGCAGCATCACCCTGTTGCCGGCCATGATCGGACTGCTGCAGACCGGCTTTATCGCCGATTCCATCGGCATCACCAACGCCTTTATCATCGCCGGCGTCGTCATCGGGTTGGTCGGTGTGGTTTCGTTTTTCGTCCCTGCCATCCGCCGGCTTGTCGCAGCAGAGCGTGCGGGCTGTTCTGTCAGCGGCTGAAGATCGATTGTTGCGGCCTGTCTATCGACAAGCGTAACCAGTGCAGCGGCGGATGGGAATGGAGAGGGGCTGCATCTGGTTAACGCTCGGGTTGGCAAGCTGTAAAAACCACCAAGTGCACGAAGATTTTAC from bacterium includes the following:
- a CDS encoding ion transporter, encoding MSSGSLHRPEHYTRGLLHQLIFESDTKAGRTFNIVLITIILISVATALLDSVHSIRDHYGSLLLVLEWFFTILFTIEYGMRLYSLKHPLRYAVSFYGIIDLLAIVPTYFSLVFPGGQYFLTFRIMRLLRIFRVLKLSEYLNEANVILTALMASRRKISVFLLTVFLLAVIMGSLMYVVEGEANGYTSIPTSIYWAIVTMTTVGYGDLAPQTAVGKMLASIIMMLGYAILAVPTGIVTVEISQASKKKVSTQACPECGAEGHDYDAKHCKYCGARL
- a CDS encoding MFS transporter, which translates into the protein MSSWKKVFAILWTGQLFSTLSSAVVGYAVVFWLSIETGSAEVLAVSTIASLLPQLVLGLFTGVLIDRWDRKWIMVAADLFIAVCSAVMAVLFFFGQVKLLHIYGLLALRSIGSAFHVPAMQASVPLLAPESELLRVAGINQAIQSISTIAGPALAALLISQLNMTYVLLFDVIGAAIGCLSLLLIHIPNPEKPAAVQAPDLLAEMKQGVREIYRNTGLLWLFIFMIVANFFLMPVSVLFPLMTLNHFSGGTYEMSVVEIAWGIGMLLGGAMLGIFKPKISNVIQINAMYVLLGLTFLFSGVLRQDGFPLFVFLTFLAGISGAVFFSAFTVVLQTLVDPAALGRVFSIHGSITLLPAMIGLLQTGFIADSIGITNAFIIAGVVIGLVGVVSFFVPAIRRLVAAERAGCSVSG
- a CDS encoding MBL fold metallo-hydrolase, whose amino-acid sequence is MKTWTTHSGQTIHRILERRCNCYLVAAGDRFLLVDAGRENRWSDLKNHLLQLGVTEGSLNALVLTHSHFDHAENAANLQRAFGAVVVIHCLEAAYLQQGKNPLIRGAFGLTRWLTDSLQKPLSARFHYQPVEADILVDEKMDLQTLGCTGYVLHTPGHTAGSVSVIVDDEIALVGDTLSGVFPGTVFPPFLQDPGLLLHSWGKLLQTRCSLFLPAHGRPRSRALLQRCYDMRSR